Genomic segment of Synechococcus sp. A18-25c:
CGCTGATCCCAGGAACGCCGCGGCCAGCCAGCGCAGAGCCTGCAGATGATGGGAAACGCAGAAGCGACAACTGCGCCGCCACCGACAGATCAGCGAGGCTCAAAGCATCGCCCACCAGTACTCCAGCGGCATCGATGGCATCAGCCATGGTGCAAAGGCTGCTGAGCATGGAGGCCCGCTGCTCCTGACCGAGCAAATCGCCAACACCACTTAGCCAACCACCGGGCAGCCCTGACATCACCTGACGAACAGGTGACGGCACATCGTCTGGAAGCAGCGCATCTCGAAGCAGTGGGTCATCCACTGCGGCCTGCAACAAGGCTGCACGAGCTGCTGCTGCCAGGGTCGTATCAGCCCAGTCCTCCATCAGTTCCACCTGGGCACGCAGACGGGGCTCATCAGGAATCAGAGCAGGCACTGGCTCAAGCGTCTCGAGATAACGGCAAATGGCACTGGAATCGGCCACCACATGATCACCGTCCACCAACACAGGCACCTGACGTTGCCCCGACAACCTGAACACCGCGATCTGACCGATGCCGGGAGTGACCTCCACCTCTCTAAAACTGAGTCCTTTGGACTGCAGCGCCATCCGCACCTTCAGACAGAAAGCCGAATGACGGAACTGATGAAGCTCCAGCATGTCCACGCCGGGTCAAGAGCCGGCAGAGTAGCCATCAAGTCCTGCCTCTCGCCATCGCCATGCGCGATTTTTTCCTCAACGTGACGCGATACCCGCGCTATCTGATCACCTTTGGCCTCGGTGTCATCACTTCCGTCGCAGAGCCGCTGGCACGACGACGCAGCAATCCGAT
This window contains:
- a CDS encoding glutathione S-transferase family protein — protein: MLELHQFRHSAFCLKVRMALQSKGLSFREVEVTPGIGQIAVFRLSGQRQVPVLVDGDHVVADSSAICRYLETLEPVPALIPDEPRLRAQVELMEDWADTTLAAAARAALLQAAVDDPLLRDALLPDDVPSPVRQVMSGLPGGWLSGVGDLLGQEQRASMLSSLCTMADAIDAAGVLVGDALSLADLSVAAQLSLLRFPSSAGSALAGRGVPGISDHPRLQSLFHWRDQLEERLLQQDPATTV
- a CDS encoding DUF751 family protein, whose product is MRDFFLNVTRYPRYLITFGLGVITSVAEPLARRRSNPITAVALIGALISGFLSVSFVLRAMVSSAPQL